The Thermanaerovibrio acidaminovorans DSM 6589 genome contains a region encoding:
- a CDS encoding TRAP transporter large permease, translating into MIYVALLVLMFCLLIGVPVPVSFMASAAWLIFFGGPDGTGYDPSQLLPYGFAQMNSVSLIAIAMFIMAGGIMERGRIGEKLIDLVDVFVGHLKGGLGVVGTVSCAVFGSISGAACATLSCIGSIMFPRFEAGGYPRGHAAALMSNASLLGLLIPPNATLIIFAWISGQSILACFLSTVVPGILATALICLVNLYLLKDNPSVLVSERRSAPERLRMLKSRGRGALPALMLPVIVLGGVYGGIMTTTEASAVAVLYSIPVALWVYRGTDWRGLAAVVVESAVTTGVIMAMLYSVSMLSRLYVLEDLPSKMLYLFQSISSNRWVIMAMINVFLVIMGMLMDDISVVVLTTPIMMPIITQLGFSPIHYAAVVGVNTALGCITPPAAPVLYLGGRLAKAPINEMMGPALKFMLLCWVPILLFTAYVPKLVLFLPHVILGVPW; encoded by the coding sequence GTGATCTACGTGGCCCTGTTGGTCCTCATGTTCTGTCTTCTGATAGGTGTGCCGGTCCCGGTGAGCTTCATGGCCTCCGCCGCCTGGCTCATTTTCTTCGGCGGCCCGGACGGCACGGGCTACGACCCGAGCCAGCTTCTGCCCTACGGCTTTGCCCAGATGAACTCCGTGTCCTTGATCGCCATCGCCATGTTCATAATGGCGGGGGGGATAATGGAGAGGGGCCGGATAGGGGAGAAGCTCATAGACCTGGTGGACGTCTTCGTTGGGCACCTGAAGGGTGGCCTGGGGGTGGTGGGCACTGTCTCCTGCGCGGTCTTCGGCTCCATATCCGGTGCCGCCTGTGCCACCCTGTCCTGCATAGGCAGCATCATGTTCCCCCGGTTCGAGGCGGGGGGCTACCCCAGGGGACACGCGGCGGCCCTCATGTCCAATGCGTCCCTGCTGGGGCTCCTGATCCCCCCCAACGCCACCCTCATAATCTTCGCCTGGATAAGCGGTCAGTCCATCCTGGCCTGCTTCCTCTCCACGGTGGTGCCAGGTATACTGGCCACCGCCCTCATCTGCCTGGTCAACCTGTACCTCCTGAAGGACAACCCCTCCGTGCTGGTGTCCGAGAGGAGGTCTGCCCCGGAGAGGCTCCGAATGCTGAAGTCCCGGGGCAGGGGGGCCTTGCCGGCCCTGATGCTACCCGTCATCGTGTTGGGCGGGGTCTACGGGGGGATCATGACCACCACCGAGGCCTCCGCGGTGGCGGTGCTCTACTCGATCCCCGTGGCCCTGTGGGTCTACCGGGGCACCGACTGGCGGGGGCTGGCGGCGGTGGTGGTGGAGTCCGCGGTTACCACCGGGGTAATCATGGCCATGCTCTACTCGGTCTCCATGCTCTCCCGGCTCTACGTGCTGGAGGACCTGCCCAGCAAGATGCTGTACCTGTTCCAGTCAATCTCCAGCAACCGGTGGGTCATCATGGCCATGATAAACGTCTTCCTGGTGATCATGGGGATGCTGATGGACGACATAAGCGTGGTGGTGCTCACCACCCCCATAATGATGCCCATAATAACCCAGCTGGGCTTCAGCCCCATCCACTACGCGGCGGTGGTGGGGGTCAACACCGCCCTGGGGTGCATCACCCCGCCGGCGGCGCCGGTGCTCTACCTGGGGGGACGGCTGGCCAAGGCCCCCATAAACGAGATGATGGGTCCGGCGCTCAAGTTCATGCTCCTCTGTTGGGTGCCCATCCTCCTCTTCACCGCCTACGTGCCCAAGCTGGTGCTCTTCCTGCCCCACGTGATCCTGGGGGTGCCCTGGTGA
- a CDS encoding TRAP transporter small permease produces the protein MKDPCEIAVQPLDGAEEREEPGLGPFQIVEWWLARLFGAVCLSMSLILSVLIGAATLMRYVFKTDLYGYEEWVKLFAFWLYFSGAAYGSLNRTHVSADIVNSYVPQGPLKRLLVALKDLVTVGVSGLFVYYGYDFFMFGFRGPLGNGIAIPMTTVWRIPLWTSYGAIFGGLVFMTLFFARDLVISLRALLGSSDGGDGQ, from the coding sequence TTGAAGGATCCTTGCGAGATCGCAGTTCAGCCCCTGGACGGGGCGGAGGAGAGGGAGGAGCCCGGGCTTGGCCCCTTCCAGATAGTTGAGTGGTGGCTTGCCCGGCTCTTCGGCGCCGTGTGCCTCTCCATGTCCCTGATCCTGTCGGTACTCATAGGGGCCGCCACCCTCATGAGGTACGTGTTCAAGACGGACCTCTACGGCTACGAGGAGTGGGTGAAGCTCTTCGCCTTCTGGCTCTACTTCTCCGGCGCCGCCTACGGGTCCCTCAACAGGACCCACGTCTCCGCGGATATCGTGAACTCCTACGTCCCCCAGGGCCCCCTCAAGCGGCTCCTGGTGGCGTTGAAGGACCTGGTGACCGTGGGGGTATCGGGCCTCTTCGTCTACTACGGCTACGACTTCTTCATGTTCGGGTTCCGGGGGCCCCTGGGGAACGGCATAGCCATCCCCATGACCACCGTCTGGCGGATCCCCCTTTGGACCTCCTACGGGGCCATCTTCGGAGGCCTGGTCTTCATGACCCTCTTCTTCGCCAGGGACCTGGTGATAAGCCTGAGGGCCCTGCTCGGGTCCTCCGATGGAGGTGATGGGCAGTGA